In Capsicum annuum cultivar UCD-10X-F1 chromosome 11, UCD10Xv1.1, whole genome shotgun sequence, one genomic interval encodes:
- the LOC107847087 gene encoding uncharacterized protein LOC107847087 isoform X2, giving the protein MMKMALFSASSFLLLANRQRYKLHSSKHNSRDILVFSCSIQGILESFNLDSLRGISTTLYVPTLFYIHSSLHCFPGIFWALLLCFQQLLSFATSGLYFSISSFS; this is encoded by the exons ATGATGAAAATGGCACTTTTTTCTGCAAGTTCCTTCCTACTTCTAGCAAACAGACAGAGATACAAATTGCATTCATCAAAGCATAATTCCAG GGACATTTTAGTCTTTTCCTGCTCCATCCAAGGGATATTAGAGTCTTTCAATTTGGATAGTCTTCGTGGTATTTCGACAACATTATATGTGCCTACATTGTTTTATATACACAGCAGCTTACATTGTTTTCCTGGCATCTTTTGGGCTCTTCTTCTCTGTTTCCAACAACTGCTTTCTTTCGCAACTTCTGGCCTCTACTTTTCCATTTCCAG CTTTAGTTAA
- the LOC107847087 gene encoding uncharacterized protein LOC107847087 isoform X1: MMKMALFSASSFLLLANRQRYKLHSSKHNSRDILVFSCSIQGILESFNLDSLRGISTTLYVPTLFYIHSSLHCFPGIFWALLLCFQQLLSFATSGLYFSISSAIQYTTDQSKHFRDIIIID, from the exons ATGATGAAAATGGCACTTTTTTCTGCAAGTTCCTTCCTACTTCTAGCAAACAGACAGAGATACAAATTGCATTCATCAAAGCATAATTCCAG GGACATTTTAGTCTTTTCCTGCTCCATCCAAGGGATATTAGAGTCTTTCAATTTGGATAGTCTTCGTGGTATTTCGACAACATTATATGTGCCTACATTGTTTTATATACACAGCAGCTTACATTGTTTTCCTGGCATCTTTTGGGCTCTTCTTCTCTGTTTCCAACAACTGCTTTCTTTCGCAACTTCTGGCCTCTACTTTTCCATTTCCAG CGCCATACAATATACAACTGACCAAAGCAAGCACTTCCGGGACATCATCATTATAGACTAG